A genomic region of Microtus ochrogaster isolate Prairie Vole_2 unplaced genomic scaffold, MicOch1.0 UNK4, whole genome shotgun sequence contains the following coding sequences:
- the Rnf133 gene encoding E3 ubiquitin-protein ligase RNF133, whose translation MTLLYTGTWPNSAASFWLLKLGFIWLLGQNCCAASAVWTAYMNISFHVGNRMLSELGETGVFGRSSSLKRVAGVVVPPQGKTQNACDPNTNFNRPRNNEQWIALIERGGCTFTQKIKVASENGARGVIIYNFPGTGNQVFPMSHQAFDDTVVVMIGNLKGMEILNLLRKGVHITVMVEVGRKHIIWLNHYFVSFMIVTTVTLAYFTFYHIRRLWVARNEDRRWKRLTRELKKAFGQLQIRVLKEGDEEVHPNADSCVICFEPYKPNDTVRILTCNHFFHKNCIDPWILAHGTCPMCKCDILKALGIQMDIEDGTDSLQVLMANELPGTILPVEEETNNELPPPRTSGKVTHVQEHPTSPNTSSQPPAAEETGLPSLGQLDL comes from the coding sequence ATGACTCTCCTTTACACTGGCACTTGGCCAAATAGCGCTGCatccttctggcttctgaaaCTCGGTTTCATTTGGCTCCTTGGTCAGAACTGTTGCGCAGCAAGTGCAGTTTGGACGGCTTACATGAACATCTCATTTCATGTGGGGAACCGTATGCTGTCAGAGCTGGGGGAAACTGGGGTCTTCGGGAGAAGTTCCAGCCTGAAGAGAGTAGCCGGAGTGGTTGTCCCGCCACAGGGGAAAACTCAAAACGCTTGTGATCCCAACACCAATTTCAACCGGCCACGGAACAATGAGCAGTGGATCGCGCTCATTGAACGAGGAGGCTGCACTTTCACGCAGAAAATTAAGGTGGCATCTGAGAACGGAGCCAGAGGCGTGATCATCTATAACTTTCCAGGTACTGGCAACCAGGTTTTCCCTATGTCTCACCAGGCGTTTGATGACACCGTTGTAGTTATGATTGGTAACCTGAAAGGCATGGAAATTTTGAATTTGCTCCGGAAGGGAGTTCACATTACAGTCATGGTTGAGGTGGGGAGGAAACATATCATCTGGCTCAACCACTATTTTGTCTCTTTTATGATCGTCACAACTGTTACTTTGGCATATTTCACCTTTTATCATATTCGGAGACTTTGGGTTGCAAGGAATGAGGACAGGAGATGGAAGCGGTTAACAAGAGAACTCAAGAAAGCTTTTGGCCAGCTGCAGATTCGAGTGTTGAAAGAGGGCGATGAGGAAGTCCATCCTAATGCGGACAGCTGCGTCATCTGCTTTGAGCCCTATAAACCTAACGACACAGTTCGCATTCTCACTTGTAACCATTTTTTCCACAAGAACTGCATCGACCCCTGGATTCTAGCCCATGGCACATGCCCCATGTGCAAATGTGATATTCTGAAAGCTCTGGGGATTCAAATGGACATTGAGGATGGAACAGATTCTCTGCAAGTTCTGATGGCAAATGAACTGCCTGGAACCATTTTACCTGTGGAAGAAGAGACAAATAATGAACTTCCGCCTCCAAGAACTTCAGGAAAAGTGACCCATGTACAGGAGCACCCTACTTCTCCAAACACTAGCAGCCAGCCTCCTGCAGCAGAGGAAACTGGTCTTCCTTCACTTGGACAGCTTGACCTTTGA